The Arachis duranensis cultivar V14167 chromosome 9, aradu.V14167.gnm2.J7QH, whole genome shotgun sequence genomic sequence GCCCGCCATGAAGGCCTGCTGGAATTAGAACGCTTGTGCTAGTAGAGCAATCACCAGTATTCCGTGCACAACTTTCAGAAGGCAACGTCGTCTCCGATTTACTGAGAAATTTTAAACCCCAGCCCCCTACTTTCGCAGCAGGCTTATTACAAGGAAGATGGTCTTTCACAACAATAGCAGCCAACTCAAAATTCGGAGGAACATTAGTCTCTAATAAATTGGCCTTACCGAGAGGATTCGGCTCCCATGGACAACTTTCCTCTATCGAACTTGATCCACCAAACTTTGAGAGCGTCCTGCGTTTCGACGATGGACTAGTTTTAAACACTTGTGACACCTTCTTTGTCAGCCCCTTGTTCTTCCTATGAGAATCATCCGATGCGTGCGTTTCTTTGTCGAAAATTTCCGCATTGCCAAACAATGTAAACTCAGTTTCCATTATTTTGCTATTGTTCGGACAGAGGGTGAAACTTGTTGACACATTCATCTTACCAACAAGATTCGAAACACTGTCGGGAATATTGCGACCCTTATGGCTACTCTTGTTCAAATGAAACTGGTAGACAAAATCCAAATCCTTATCATCTGCTGAGTCTACCTCCATCAAATGTGCTACATAGACCTCCTTCTGATCGTCCGcggaaaaaataaaatgaggaATCCCTCGATTCCATGTGCATTGGATCATTCCTTGAGAAAGAGTTGAAGAAGCCGAAGACAACCAATCCGAACAAGTAGTGTTAGTGTTAGTGCTAGAACTAGAAGCAATCCTTTTGTGAACTGGAACAGAACCATACTTATGATGTGCTTCCTTTTCCGGTTTATGCGACGAAGAAATGGTTAAACCACCAGAAGAGTCCATAAAATCATAGCATGTCGATCCCTTTTCGTCCGAGAAGTTCATCCTGCTCACATTGTCATTTCTATCAGATACACCAAACTTCTGAAGCAAGGCACTATTCAATATATTTATCATACTCTTACTCCCCATAACCGTTCCTAAACCCCAATGCTCCCCGGAACTAGCACTAATTAAAACTCTCCCGGGGCATTCAAAGATGAATTGTCCCGAATCACACGCATTTAAGCTTTCTGACAAAGCCACCATGTTTGTGGCCCTCAAGTTTACAGGTATGTTGCATTGAGCTGCTTTTATCGCGGCGCTATGCATAAATTCGAGGCAGCGACGAAGATACTTCTCATCCACACTCACCACATGCTTTGGGATCCTGTTGTCTATTCCATGAACACGCCGGAAGAACAAATCTTTGAAGCATACTTTACCCAACTGTGATTGGATAGCATTCGCAACTAGGCCGCGAGGCGAATTTGAACTTCTAATCAACTTCTTTAACTGCCATTTCGACGAGTCTTCGTCGTCCGATACTTCCCTATCATTGTACAAGCTATGCAGTGAATCCTTTTCTCCATGGCTCTCTTTCTGAATCCAAAAGTCTGTGTTTTCCATCTTTTATTTAAACTATATCCAAAACTGATTTCAGGAACCTTCTCTCATAGTCCTCTTCCtttcaaaataattgaagaacCATAAAACAGTAACCTGGAAACAcagaaatcaaataaaatctaaGTCTTCTAAGACATCATGACTAGTAAGAATTTGCAGAACAAAATCCCTACAAATCTATACGATTTAACAAAATTCCTTGGAACATGCGATTCCATAATTTAGCTGAACTAAATTACATTTATACTAAAACAGAAGTTTACTCTCTACTactatattttttacaaaaaaaaaaggataaaaaaatcaaaaaataaataaagggaCTTTAGAATAAGTGAGGATGAAGAAAATAACAAGGTT encodes the following:
- the LOC107466446 gene encoding uncharacterized protein LOC107466446; its protein translation is MENTDFWIQKESHGEKDSLHSLYNDREVSDDEDSSKWQLKKLIRSSNSPRGLVANAIQSQLGKVCFKDLFFRRVHGIDNRIPKHVVSVDEKYLRRCLEFMHSAAIKAAQCNIPVNLRATNMVALSESLNACDSGQFIFECPGRVLISASSGEHWGLGTVMGSKSMINILNSALLQKFGVSDRNDNVSRMNFSDEKGSTCYDFMDSSGGLTISSSHKPEKEAHHKYGSVPVHKRIASSSSTNTNTTCSDWLSSASSTLSQGMIQCTWNRGIPHFIFSADDQKEVYVAHLMEVDSADDKDLDFVYQFHLNKSSHKGRNIPDSVSNLVGKMNVSTSFTLCPNNSKIMETEFTLFGNAEIFDKETHASDDSHRKNKGLTKKVSQVFKTSPSSKRRTLSKFGGSSSIEESCPWEPNPLGKANLLETNVPPNFELAAIVVKDHLPCNKPAAKVGGWGLKFLSKSETTLPSESCARNTGDCSTSTSVLIPAGLHGGPRIRDGGPSSLIDRWRSGGRCDCGGWDEGCPLTVLQRRSSASEVPSQVDTQGECKSADLVTQGSGDFCPTLRMINVHDGLYFIHFQPPLSALQAFSIVVAIIHAQSPTLRPKRA